In Elgaria multicarinata webbii isolate HBS135686 ecotype San Diego chromosome 15, rElgMul1.1.pri, whole genome shotgun sequence, one genomic interval encodes:
- the FAM199X gene encoding protein FAM199X, with protein MAGEEPQKFLAPDEPGALLSPPPPRAHGGLGLCDEGSACLDVSDFGCHLSSCHRTDPLRRLHAHRWNLTSCGTSVASSECSEELFSSVSVGDQDDCFSLLDDQELTSFDLFPEGSVCSDVSSSISTYWDWSDSEFEWQLPGSDIASGSDVLSDIIPSIPSSPCLLPKKKNKHRNLDELPWSAMTNDEQVEYIEYLSRKVSTEMGLREQLDIIKIIDPTAQISPTDNEFIIELNCLTDEKLKQVRNYIKEHGPRQRSARENWKRSSYSCGSASGVSGASASSSSSASMVSSASSSSSSVGNSGSNSSANMSRAHSDSNLSASAAERIRDSKKRSKQRKLQQKALRKRQLKEQRQARKEQRSGLFLNEEVLPLKVTEEDHEGDVEVLM; from the exons ATGGCCGGCGAGGAGCCGCAGAAGTTCCTGGCCCCCGACGAGCCCGGCGCCCTCctctcgccgccgccgccccgcgcCCACGGCGGCCTGGGCCTGTGCGACGAGGGCTCGGCCTGCCTGGACGTCAGCGACTTCGGCTGCCACCTCTCGTCCTGCCACCGCACCGACCCGCTGCGCCGCCTGCACGCCCACCG GTGGAACTTGACTTCTTGCGGCACCAGCGTGGCCAGCTCCGAATGTAGTGAAGAGCTGTTTTCTTCTGTGTCTGTTGGTGATCAGGATGACTGCTTCTCTCTCTTGGATGATCAAGAGTTGACGTCTTTTGATTTGTTTCCAGAGGGCAGCGTCTGCAGCGATGTCTCTTCCTCTATTAGCACGTATTGGGACTGGTCAGACAGTGAGTTTGAATGGCAG TTGCCTGGCAGTGACATTGCCAGTGGAAGTGATGTGCTTTCTGACATCATACCCAGTATTCCAAGCTCtccttgcctgcttccaaaaaagaaaaacaaacaccgGAACCTCGATGAGCTTCCATGGAGTGCAATGACCAACGATGAACAG GTGGAATATATTGAATATCTGAGCCGTAAAGTCAGCACAGAAATGGGACTTCGAGAACAGCTTGACATTATTAAGATTATTGATCCCACTGCCCAGATCTCTCCTACAGACAATGAGTTCATTATTGAACTAAATTGCCTCACTGATGAAAAGCTGAAACAG GTCAGAAATTATATCAAGGAGCATGGCCCCCGGCAGCGGTCGGCGAGGGagaactggaagagaagcagctACAGTTGCGGGAGCGCCAGTGGAGTGAGCGGGgccagtgccagcagcagcagcagcgccagcaTGGTCAGctcagcaagcagcagcagctccagtgTCGGCAACTCTGGTTCCAACTCCAGCGCCAACATGAGTCGCGCTCACAGCGACAGTAACCTCTCTGCGAGTGCCGCGGAACGGATCCGGGATTCCAAA AAGCGGTCTAAGCAACGCAAGCTTCAGCAGAAGGCTTTGCGCAAGAGGCAGCTGAAGGAGCAGCGGCAGGCGCGGAAGGAGCAGCGGAGCGGCCTGTTCCTGAATGAAGAGGTGCTTCCTTTGAAAGTAACTGAGGAGGATCACGAAGGAGACGTGGAAGTCTTGATGTGA